The genomic stretch AATTAACTCCCTATTATATCGTAGAGAATTTCAAAAGAAGCATACCTCACTTATCATACTTTTTCCAGATCCTCGCCATGGAACTTTACTTGGAGATAATAATGAGTGATTGtgttcttttataaattttgtgaCAACCCACTTTTCTCCATCCCTTAGAGCTAGCCTCAGCATCGCAGAGCAGCCTTCTCTGGTGATAGGCGGTGGAGGAAGAACTCTATCTTTCCTGGATGTGTACTTCCTTTCACGAAAACCTTCCTTTGAACAAACGAAATCTTGACCAATAATCATGTTATTTATTCGTGAGCGTCGATTATGATGAATGCGTACAGTAAACCCAGTACGCCTACCGTATGCAATATAAAATTCTCGAGCATCATCTCTGGACTTGAACTCCAGGCCAATATATGGTTCTAAGACATTGCCTACTAAAGGTAAACTTCCGTTCGGTTGTTCTATTGTCTTAGCAACTTCCCCCATACATATATCAATGTCTGTTGAAAGGTCATCATCAACAAAATCATGATCAATGTAGTTTTCAATTTGCAAACACTTTTCACTCTCCTCTGAATCAAATGCTTGATTAATTGGGCTTTCCATTATCCTCCTATAGCAGATTTAGACGGGTTGCTAATCCATCAAGAAGCTGCAAGCAGGTGGTAAAGATCATGCAAATTAGCCTAAAAATATGGTACAAGCACATAATAAAGGAGAACAGGAAAGTACAAGAAGAAGCACCTGCatttgaaaattgacaaactATAGTGAACCAGTAATAAAAACATCTCCCATAAGGCAGATAAGAATACATTAAACGaaaaaagtgaaaggaaaaaacaaaaggctatGGACCATTGTTATCCAAATTGTTTCCATGCCAAGTGCTAAATAAAAGGTTCTTGCTAAAATTTACTTCATTCAGTATCACCCCACCTAAATGCAAGAGTATTCTGTCAAAGATCAATCTTAGGATCACTTTACATACCCAGATATGAATGCTTAGCTTAGTGAACAACACACTAGCAGAGAGCACATCTATTTAGTAAATGCAAAAATTCAGGCTGCTTCATTTACTCGTATAAACTAATAAGAGTAGAATAGAAAGCTTGAATTATTAACAAAGACAATTCTTATGTATGTACTTTTCTTTACCAAACAGTATTAGTCACCAAtggtttaaaattacaaaacttGATGTCTTTCCTATTTGCGCTGCATATAGAGCCCATGGTCCATTATTCATTGAGTCACTATTATATACAGACACAAACCAATGCGTCAtgcttatcaaaaataatacaACTTCTAGACATATGTAAAACAAATCCAAAATCTCTTACAATCTTAAAATTCAATCAAATCAATTTGAGAAATGAAATCTTTTCATCTGAAAACACTGCTTTTTTCTAGGTAAAAGTAAATCTATTACGAATCCTAAATTCTACCGATCCTATAGTTCTAGTCAAACCCAGAAACTGATGTTTCAAGTAAAACTATAAACGTTCACCCACTTCTAGAAACTGCTTCTATTCCTGTGTTCAAACT from Corylus avellana chromosome ca1, CavTom2PMs-1.0 encodes the following:
- the LOC132163921 gene encoding protein FAR1-RELATED SEQUENCE 2-like; the protein is MESPINQAFDSEESEKCLQIENYIDHDFVDDDLSTDIDICMGEVAKTIEQPNGSLPLVGNVLEPYIGLEFKSRDDAREFYIAYGRRTGFTVRIHHNRRSRINNMIIGQDFVCSKEGFRERKYTSRKDRVLPPPPITREGCSAMLRLALRDGEKWVVTKFIKEHNHSLLSPSKVPWRGSGKSMISEDEKDQRIRELTLELNNERQRCKRRCAAYEEQLRLVLKYIEEHTGQMARTVEDIVHNISELENEQQEDIAFL